The following proteins come from a genomic window of Balearica regulorum gibbericeps isolate bBalReg1 chromosome 9, bBalReg1.pri, whole genome shotgun sequence:
- the RAP2B gene encoding ras-related protein Rap-2b, with protein sequence MREYKVVVLGSGGVGKSALTVQFVTGSFIEKYDPTIEDFYRKEIEVDSSPSVLEILDTAGTEQFASMRDLYIKNGQGFILVYSLVNQQSFQDIKPMRDQIIRVKRYERVPMILVGNKVDLEGEREVSFGEGKALAEEWSCPFMETSAKNKASVDELFAEIVRQMNYASQPNGDEQCCSSCAIL encoded by the coding sequence ATGCGGGAGTACAaggtggtggtgctgggctCGGGCGGCGTGGGCAAGTCCGCCCTCACCGTCCAGTTCGTGACCGGCTCCTTCATCGAGAAGTATGACCCCACCATCGAGGACTTCTACCGCAAGGAGATCGAGGTGGACTCCTCGCCGTCGGTGCTGGAGATCCTGGACACGGCGGGCACCGAGCAGTTCGCCTCCATGCGGGACCTCTACATCAAGAACGGGCAGGGCTTCATCCTGGTCTACAGCCTGGTGAACCAGCAGAGCTTCCAGGACATCAAGCCCATGCGGGACCAGATCATCCGAGTGAAGAGGTACGAGAGGGTGCCCATGATCCTGGTGGGCAACAAGGTGGACCTGGAGGGCGAGCGGGAGGTCTCCTTCGGGGAGGGCAAAGCCCTGGCCGAGGAGTGGAGCTGCCCCTTCATGGAGACCTCGGCCAAAAACAAAGCCTCGGTGGACGAGCTCTTCGCGGAGATCGTCAGGCAGATGAACTACGCCTCGCAGCCCAACGGGGACGAGcagtgctgctcctcctgcGCCATCCTCtga